In Mycoplasma sp. Mirounga ES2805-ORL, a single window of DNA contains:
- a CDS encoding DNA-directed RNA polymerase subunit alpha, with amino-acid sequence MKKMTKLEYIQIPKNANSVENETVFSVKPLERGFGKTVGVALRRVLLSNITSLGLFAVKIEGVDHEFQTIPGVLEDVTALIMNLRKVKFQYDPNLVGDDDIIKVTLKASNPGSVTSGNLEVANSSIEVINKNQEICNLSSKGSINLEMYLRSGRGFVSNEENKKFISNPSLFSGKIESKIKKGIFIATDSNFSPIEKVNYTVSELNTSSNQIEEELLFTIITDGTIDSKIAIQQACEILVSHFKLIGDVDEMKLEVFETAIEEELEKEDTDIDINSLNLSVRSLNALRNIGKTKLSQIASMTYEQLEQTKNLGAKSLEEIISKLKEYGYELSKGGDE; translated from the coding sequence ATGAAAAAAATGACAAAATTAGAATATATTCAAATACCTAAGAATGCTAATAGTGTTGAAAATGAAACTGTTTTTTCAGTTAAACCACTTGAAAGGGGTTTTGGTAAAACAGTTGGTGTTGCTCTTAGAAGAGTATTATTATCAAATATTACATCTCTAGGACTATTTGCAGTTAAGATTGAAGGCGTTGATCATGAATTTCAAACTATTCCAGGTGTTTTAGAAGATGTAACTGCTTTAATTATGAATCTAAGGAAAGTAAAATTTCAATATGATCCAAATTTAGTAGGTGATGACGATATTATCAAAGTTACTCTTAAGGCAAGCAATCCAGGAAGTGTTACATCAGGAAATCTTGAAGTAGCAAACTCAAGTATTGAAGTTATTAACAAAAACCAAGAAATTTGTAATTTAAGTTCTAAAGGTTCAATTAATTTAGAAATGTATCTACGTTCAGGTAGAGGGTTTGTTTCAAATGAAGAAAACAAAAAATTCATTTCTAATCCTTCACTATTTAGCGGAAAAATTGAATCTAAAATTAAAAAAGGAATTTTTATTGCAACTGATAGTAATTTTAGTCCTATTGAAAAAGTTAATTATACAGTTAGTGAATTAAACACCTCATCAAACCAAATTGAAGAAGAGTTATTATTTACAATAATTACCGATGGTACTATAGATTCTAAAATTGCTATTCAACAAGCTTGTGAAATTTTAGTAAGTCACTTTAAATTAATTGGTGATGTTGATGAAATGAAATTAGAAGTTTTTGAAACAGCTATTGAGGAAGAACTAGAAAAAGAAGATACTGATATTGATATCAATTCATTAAACCTTTCAGTTCGTTCATTAAATGCTTTAAGAAATATTGGGAAAACCAAATTAAGTCAAATAGCTTCTATGACTTATGAACAATTGGAACAAACTAAAAATCTTGGTGCTAAATCACTTGAAGAAATAATTTCAAAACTTAAAGAATATGGTTATGAATTAAGTAAGGGAGGAGACGAATAA
- the map gene encoding type I methionyl aminopeptidase, whose amino-acid sequence MITIKNKNEIEKITKSCQILAEVKQVVYDFIRPGVSLKEVDSVAFNEIIKRNVKPAFLGMYGFPNTACISVNEELIHGIPGNYIIKPGDLVKVDLGVIYEGYYSDSAFTKGVGSITEEDQKVIDVAKESFYAGLNAIKPGARVGDISYAVGKVIRDNGLFTPDEYCGHGIGRDLHEDPMVFNDGKPGTGELLKDGMVICIEPMIVQGSKRVKVKRDRWTVFSPSGKKTAHYEHTVLIKNGKGVVLTKGI is encoded by the coding sequence ATGATTACAATTAAAAACAAAAACGAAATTGAAAAAATTACAAAAAGTTGTCAAATCCTGGCAGAAGTTAAACAAGTTGTTTATGACTTTATAAGACCAGGTGTTTCATTAAAAGAAGTGGATTCAGTCGCTTTTAATGAAATAATTAAAAGAAATGTTAAACCAGCTTTTTTGGGAATGTATGGTTTCCCAAACACTGCTTGTATTTCTGTAAATGAAGAACTAATCCATGGTATTCCAGGGAACTACATCATAAAACCGGGCGACTTAGTTAAAGTTGATCTAGGTGTTATTTATGAAGGTTACTATTCAGATAGTGCTTTTACAAAAGGTGTCGGTTCAATAACTGAAGAAGACCAAAAAGTAATTGATGTTGCTAAAGAATCATTCTATGCCGGTTTAAATGCAATTAAACCCGGTGCTAGAGTAGGTGATATTAGTTATGCAGTCGGCAAAGTAATAAGAGATAATGGTTTATTTACTCCCGACGAATACTGCGGACACGGAATTGGTAGAGATCTTCATGAAGACCCTATGGTCTTTAATGATGGCAAACCAGGTACCGGAGAGCTATTAAAAGATGGTATGGTTATCTGTATTGAGCCTATGATTGTTCAGGGTTCAAAAAGAGTCAAGGTTAAAAGAGACAGATGAACTGTTTTTTCACCTTCAGGCAAGAAAACTGCCCATTATGAACATACAGTCTTAATTAAAAATGGTAAAGGCGTAGTATTAACGAAAGGAATTTAA
- the secY gene encoding preprotein translocase subunit SecY, with protein sequence MKNFFNKLNFSSGVLKIKNWWKGFWQNKDITKKFLWTLLLLSIYLVMTTIKAPFVKIKSSERIEEDVFFNTLNLVGGGGLKNFSLVALGISPFINASLIMSLLQTSAFPAIQKLGQSGPQGRRKLNVITRILTLFISVPQAILLTKSLSIGQNGFISIVPVNGESTLNVTQYFLLPMILIGGSLFSLFLAEQITDRGIGNGTSLIIFVGIAFGLPAQFKGAFSYFVGTENNTTLFIGSLKLLTYIFVYATVIFIIGLIYNSERHIPIQQIGAGRSRNIKEMGKLPIKLNPGGIMPIIFATMLISFPLMIARILPPGNDGKLWIEANMNFTQPIGLSLLVLVTFFFSFIMGIQQSRVDKISEDFAKSSTFIPGIQPGEQTEDYLVSIVIRLSIFSGFYLVILVSFNYLQTILLDFPPIIAFGGTGMMILVSVSIETIQQFQARRKSMKLSKRKSISRKISDNISYEKSFGEFGEFANEDKSNKKTSIKKNEDGLLW encoded by the coding sequence ATGAAAAACTTTTTTAATAAATTAAATTTTTCTAGTGGTGTTTTAAAAATTAAGAATTGATGAAAAGGTTTTTGACAAAACAAAGATATCACTAAAAAATTTTTATGAACACTTTTGCTTCTCTCAATTTATTTGGTTATGACCACAATAAAAGCTCCATTTGTTAAAATAAAATCTTCTGAGAGAATTGAAGAAGATGTATTCTTCAACACTCTAAATTTAGTCGGCGGTGGAGGACTTAAAAATTTTAGTTTAGTTGCACTTGGGATTAGTCCATTCATTAATGCTAGTTTGATTATGTCCTTACTTCAAACAAGCGCATTTCCGGCAATTCAAAAATTAGGTCAAAGTGGACCTCAAGGCAGAAGAAAATTAAATGTTATTACACGTATCTTAACCTTGTTCATATCTGTACCACAAGCAATACTACTAACAAAGTCATTATCAATTGGACAAAATGGATTTATATCTATTGTTCCCGTTAATGGTGAAAGCACTCTAAATGTCACACAATATTTTTTATTGCCTATGATTCTTATTGGTGGTTCATTGTTTTCATTATTTTTAGCTGAACAAATTACTGATCGTGGAATCGGGAATGGAACTAGTTTAATTATTTTTGTTGGTATAGCATTTGGTTTACCTGCCCAATTTAAAGGTGCATTTAGTTATTTTGTTGGAACAGAAAACAATACAACATTATTTATCGGATCATTAAAACTACTAACATATATATTTGTCTATGCAACAGTAATATTTATTATTGGATTAATTTATAATAGTGAAAGACATATACCTATTCAACAAATAGGCGCCGGACGTAGCAGAAATATTAAAGAAATGGGTAAGTTGCCTATTAAATTAAATCCTGGTGGAATTATGCCTATAATTTTTGCAACTATGTTAATAAGCTTTCCATTAATGATAGCTAGAATATTACCACCGGGTAATGATGGAAAATTATGGATTGAAGCAAATATGAACTTCACCCAGCCAATAGGTCTTTCATTGCTTGTACTTGTCACGTTCTTCTTTAGTTTTATTATGGGTATTCAACAATCTAGAGTTGATAAAATTAGTGAAGATTTTGCCAAAAGTTCAACTTTTATTCCTGGCATTCAACCCGGTGAGCAAACGGAAGATTATCTAGTAAGTATTGTTATTAGACTGTCAATTTTTAGTGGATTTTATTTAGTTATCTTAGTTTCATTTAATTATTTGCAAACAATATTACTTGACTTTCCGCCAATAATTGCTTTTGGTGGAACAGGGATGATGATTTTGGTTAGTGTGTCTATTGAAACTATTCAACAATTTCAAGCACGCCGTAAGTCTATGAAACTTTCAAAACGTAAATCTATTTCTAGAAAAATTAGCGATAATATTTCGTATGAAAAATCATTTGGTGAATTTGGTGAATTTGCAAATGAAGACAAATCGAACAAGAAAACTTCTATTAAGAAAAATGAGGATGGCTTATTATGATAG
- the rpmJ gene encoding 50S ribosomal protein L36 has protein sequence MKVRASVKKMCKDCRIIKRKGVIRVICKLPKHKQRQG, from the coding sequence ATGAAAGTAAGAGCTAGTGTTAAAAAAATGTGTAAAGATTGTCGCATTATTAAACGTAAAGGTGTTATTAGAGTAATTTGTAAATTACCTAAACATAAACAAAGACAAGGATAG
- a CDS encoding nucleoside monophosphate kinase — protein sequence MIENKNINIVFLGSPGVGKGTVAGNIADNENIIHLSTGSIFRAEIASQSELGKKISAIVSSGKYVTDEITNEIVRKKLIELNKENKSVILDGYPRTLDQAEFLDSLDFFKYRVIELVAPEDLIMKRLNGRRSCPKCKKGFHIEFMPSKNGERCDNCNTKLITRADDSIESIKVRMSVYNEQTKPLLDYYKNKNNLTVFDASGKVEDIASNIKDKLGIK from the coding sequence ATGATAGAAAATAAAAATATAAATATTGTTTTTTTAGGTTCTCCAGGGGTTGGCAAGGGTACAGTTGCTGGGAACATAGCAGATAATGAAAATATCATTCATTTATCTACCGGAAGTATTTTTAGAGCTGAAATTGCTTCACAAAGTGAGTTAGGAAAGAAAATATCAGCTATTGTCAGTTCCGGAAAATATGTTACTGATGAAATAACTAATGAGATTGTTAGAAAAAAACTTATAGAATTAAACAAAGAAAATAAATCTGTAATTCTTGACGGATATCCAAGAACATTAGATCAGGCTGAATTTTTAGATTCTCTAGACTTTTTTAAGTATAGAGTTATAGAATTAGTTGCTCCAGAAGATCTTATTATGAAACGTCTTAATGGGCGTCGCTCATGTCCTAAATGTAAAAAAGGTTTTCACATTGAATTTATGCCAAGTAAAAATGGTGAAAGATGTGATAATTGCAACACAAAATTAATTACAAGAGCAGATGACTCAATTGAATCTATTAAAGTTAGAATGTCTGTTTATAATGAACAAACAAAACCGCTTCTTGATTACTATAAAAATAAAAATAATTTAACGGTTTTTGATGCAAGTGGTAAAGTTGAAGATATTGCAAGTAATATTAAAGATAAATTAGGTATAAAATAA
- the rplQ gene encoding 50S ribosomal protein L17, whose amino-acid sequence MANPIQIYKRDSKWRKGVMRNLVSELFLHGRITTTLTRAKELRRHAEKLITKGKNKTLSNIRLVASFLRPLEVETKKDKKDLVKYLFDDIAPKYAKRNGGYTRIIKLPNRRGDNTTMAIIELV is encoded by the coding sequence ATGGCTAATCCAATTCAAATATATAAAAGAGATAGTAAGTGAAGAAAAGGGGTAATGCGTAATTTAGTAAGCGAATTATTCCTACATGGTCGTATAACAACAACTCTAACCCGTGCTAAAGAACTTAGAAGACATGCTGAAAAACTAATTACAAAAGGTAAAAATAAAACTTTATCAAATATTCGTCTTGTTGCAAGTTTCCTTCGTCCACTTGAAGTTGAAACAAAAAAAGATAAAAAAGATTTAGTCAAATATTTATTTGATGATATTGCACCTAAATACGCAAAAAGAAATGGCGGATACACAAGAATCATTAAATTGCCTAATCGTAGAGGTGATAACACAACTATGGCAATTATTGAACTAGTTTAG
- the recO gene encoding DNA repair protein RecO has translation MAETIEKMIVLSIKDKPESEYDCYVDVLTKNGTKRLLARGINKPESKNKANLMIGSISQIEYFKSRLTNSISRLKKATLLNEVDYSNPFNLVFVKKATNFLKNFQDPCQDVFKAYERILIFLNKGDKQEYLLTYLLGQSLNYFGIGINFSSCSECDTPSNLCDFKLYKGGFLCGEHKVEIRWTKELKSYYYLFNNLDIFLEQTSPEVNQILFTELVDYLTNNGIFINF, from the coding sequence ATGGCTGAAACTATTGAAAAAATGATTGTACTAAGCATCAAAGATAAACCCGAATCAGAATATGATTGCTATGTAGATGTTCTCACAAAAAACGGTACTAAAAGATTGCTTGCTAGAGGGATTAACAAACCTGAAAGTAAAAATAAGGCAAACTTAATGATTGGTTCAATTTCACAAATAGAGTATTTTAAATCTCGCTTGACTAACTCTATTTCAAGACTAAAGAAAGCTACTTTACTAAATGAAGTGGATTACTCTAATCCATTTAATTTAGTTTTTGTAAAAAAGGCAACTAATTTTTTAAAAAACTTTCAAGACCCTTGCCAAGATGTTTTTAAGGCGTACGAAAGAATACTTATTTTTCTAAATAAAGGGGATAAACAAGAATATCTTTTAACTTACTTATTAGGACAAAGTTTAAATTATTTCGGTATTGGAATTAATTTTTCATCATGTTCTGAATGTGATACCCCAAGTAACTTATGTGATTTTAAACTATATAAGGGAGGATTTTTGTGTGGAGAACATAAAGTTGAAATAAGATGAACAAAAGAATTAAAAAGTTACTACTATCTATTTAACAATTTAGATATATTTTTAGAGCAAACCTCCCCTGAAGTTAATCAGATATTATTTACTGAATTAGTAGATTACTTAACAAATAATGGAATATTTATAAATTTTTAG
- a CDS encoding DAK2 domain-containing protein has product MNKKIDGQIFKQMIISGSNNLFNQKNRIDALNVFPVPDGDTGTNMASTAANSANEIKNNSSTNLAEISAAVSKGMLFGARGNSGVILSQIFKGISLGFEGKESADANLLLEAFKKATEKAYQSVLKPVEGTILTVIRETTEQLTKSEEAKESVETFFKKAYEFAKESCKNTPNKLKVLREVGVTDSGGEGFLTILEGMYKFLESGKVIEKSDIENDPNKFISDDEVFEGEFGYCTEFIIELENPEEFDKKDFEKKLNKKATSLVIVQDNEIVKVHGHTLKPGELLNFAQKYGEFIKIKSENMSLQASESRNKKNSKQQSNSKNLTKCGIVSCNLGNGIINRMQEFGCDAIIESGQTQNPSAQDIVDAINSVNAENIFVLPNNKNIFLAAEQAAQIINDKKVFIIPTKSQAQGFTALLNFDADATAEENKDTLNEAIKLIKSGEVTQSIRTTKIDGIKIKEGEFIAIYDSKIVAAKNSYISATKELIKKAITEDSEIITIYYGNDASEDDANEIKNFVESNYDVEIEIINGNQPHYHFIIGFE; this is encoded by the coding sequence ATGAATAAAAAAATTGATGGTCAAATATTTAAACAAATGATTATATCCGGATCTAATAACTTATTCAACCAAAAAAATAGAATAGATGCTCTAAATGTTTTCCCTGTACCTGATGGAGATACTGGAACTAACATGGCTTCAACAGCTGCTAATTCTGCAAACGAAATTAAGAATAACTCATCAACTAATCTAGCAGAAATATCAGCTGCAGTTTCAAAGGGAATGCTTTTTGGTGCTAGAGGCAATAGTGGAGTTATCCTCAGTCAAATTTTTAAAGGTATTTCTTTAGGTTTTGAAGGAAAAGAATCAGCAGATGCTAATTTATTATTGGAGGCATTTAAAAAAGCAACTGAAAAAGCTTACCAATCAGTTTTAAAGCCAGTTGAAGGAACCATTCTAACTGTTATACGCGAAACAACGGAACAACTAACAAAATCAGAAGAAGCAAAAGAATCGGTCGAAACCTTTTTTAAAAAAGCTTACGAATTTGCAAAAGAGTCATGTAAAAATACCCCAAATAAATTAAAGGTTTTACGAGAAGTGGGTGTTACAGACTCAGGTGGAGAAGGATTTTTAACTATCTTGGAAGGAATGTACAAATTTTTAGAATCTGGAAAAGTTATTGAAAAAAGTGATATCGAAAATGATCCAAACAAATTCATTTCGGACGATGAAGTGTTTGAGGGAGAGTTTGGGTATTGCACCGAATTTATTATCGAGCTTGAAAATCCTGAAGAATTTGATAAAAAGGATTTTGAAAAGAAATTGAACAAAAAGGCAACAAGTTTAGTTATTGTTCAAGATAATGAAATAGTTAAAGTTCATGGACATACACTAAAACCTGGAGAATTATTAAATTTTGCTCAAAAATATGGAGAGTTTATAAAAATTAAATCCGAAAATATGAGTTTACAAGCATCAGAATCAAGAAACAAGAAAAATAGTAAACAACAATCAAATTCTAAAAATTTAACTAAATGCGGAATTGTTTCATGCAATTTAGGTAACGGAATAATTAACAGAATGCAAGAATTTGGTTGTGACGCAATTATTGAGAGTGGACAAACACAAAACCCAAGCGCACAAGATATTGTAGATGCTATTAATTCAGTTAATGCAGAAAATATCTTTGTCTTGCCAAACAACAAAAATATTTTTTTAGCTGCGGAACAAGCAGCGCAAATAATTAATGACAAAAAAGTTTTTATTATCCCAACAAAAAGTCAAGCACAAGGTTTTACTGCACTACTTAATTTTGATGCTGATGCAACAGCTGAGGAAAACAAAGATACTTTAAATGAGGCTATTAAACTTATTAAGTCTGGTGAAGTAACACAAAGTATAAGAACAACTAAAATTGACGGCATTAAAATTAAAGAAGGTGAATTTATAGCTATTTATGATTCTAAAATAGTTGCAGCAAAAAACTCATATATTAGCGCTACAAAAGAATTGATTAAAAAAGCTATTACTGAAGATAGTGAAATAATTACTATTTATTATGGAAATGATGCTAGCGAAGATGATGCTAATGAAATCAAAAATTTTGTTGAAAGTAATTATGATGTCGAAATTGAAATTATAAATGGTAATCAACCACACTATCACTTTATCATAGGATTTGAATAA
- the rpsK gene encoding 30S ribosomal protein S11: MARKTKKKNIVNGVAHIHSTNQNTIVTFADENGNVIAWSSSGAIGYKGTKKKTPYAAGLAAAAASESAKEHGIKSVRVELKGLGAGKDAARKQIEVSGITVTEIKDVTPVPHNGTRPPKRILKRLKLKK; encoded by the coding sequence ATGGCTAGAAAAACTAAAAAGAAAAATATAGTTAATGGTGTGGCTCACATCCACTCAACTAACCAAAATACTATTGTTACATTCGCAGATGAAAACGGTAATGTTATTGCTTGATCATCATCAGGAGCAATTGGTTACAAAGGTACAAAGAAAAAGACCCCTTATGCAGCAGGTTTAGCAGCCGCAGCAGCTTCAGAATCAGCTAAGGAACACGGAATTAAATCAGTTAGAGTTGAATTAAAAGGTTTAGGAGCTGGTAAGGATGCAGCTCGTAAACAAATTGAAGTTTCAGGAATTACAGTTACTGAAATTAAAGATGTTACACCAGTTCCTCACAATGGAACAAGACCTCCAAAACGTATCTTAAAACGTCTTAAACTTAAGAAATAA
- the rpsM gene encoding 30S ribosomal protein S13, translating into MARILNVEIPNNKRVVISLTYIYGIGRTVASEICKKANIDESTRVKDLTEEQLSAIREVAKAYVTEGELHREVSLNIKRLMEIKCYRGVRHRKGLPVRGQCTQKNARTRKGPRKTVAGKKGK; encoded by the coding sequence ATGGCTAGAATTTTAAACGTTGAAATTCCAAACAATAAACGTGTAGTTATTAGTTTAACTTACATTTATGGTATTGGTAGAACAGTAGCAAGTGAAATTTGCAAAAAAGCAAATATTGACGAAAGCACAAGAGTTAAAGATTTAACTGAAGAACAATTATCAGCTATTCGTGAAGTTGCAAAAGCATATGTAACAGAAGGTGAATTACACCGTGAAGTTAGTCTTAACATCAAACGTTTGATGGAAATCAAATGTTATCGTGGTGTAAGACATCGTAAGGGATTGCCAGTTAGAGGTCAATGTACTCAAAAGAATGCTAGAACACGTAAGGGTCCTAGAAAAACAGTTGCAGGTAAGAAAGGTAAATAA
- the infA gene encoding translation initiation factor IF-1 has protein sequence MKLKAVVKESYSTDEYSVELENGMLIKAHISGKMRVHHIRILPGDTVDVEISPYNLNLGRITYRHK, from the coding sequence ATTAAACTAAAAGCCGTTGTTAAAGAGTCTTATTCAACAGATGAGTATTCTGTCGAATTAGAAAACGGTATGTTAATTAAAGCTCATATATCAGGGAAAATGCGTGTACATCATATTCGTATTCTACCCGGTGACACAGTTGACGTAGAAATAAGTCCATATAATTTAAATCTTGGACGTATTACTTATCGTCATAAATAA